AATAGTTCGAATTGATTAATGATCTGGTGGTTATTGTAAGAACATGTTTCGGGTGTATAAATTTCTGGTTTCGTAAAAACCTATTATTAATCTGGAGGCAATTAAAGGAGGAGTAACGATGAGTCACAAGCGTAATGATCGACAAGAAGCCGTTGAAAAGACTGCGAAAAACATTAAAGATGGTGCTGATACCGCATTTGATAATGTTCAAAATGCCGTTGAGGCAACTGAAAGTGCTGCAATGAATGCAGTAGATAAAACAGCTGATGCAATTAATAAACAAATCGATAAGAATAAATATCAATAGTAAAAAGAGTGCAAAAAAAAGGATTGGCAGATGATTTGTTCAACGCCAATCCTTTTTTCTATTGATTTACATATTTCGCTAATGACCTTTGTACGTCATAGATACTCTTATCTTTTCTAAATTGCTTTGATAGTGGTTGTGAGTGACCTGAAATGTAAATTTTCAACTCAGCATCCATGTCGAATGTGCCCGCTGTTTCAACACTGTAGTGTGTAACACTTCGGTAGGGAATGGAATGATACTCAACCTTTTTCCCAGTTACACCTTGTTTATCGATCAATATGAGCCTTTTATCTGTAAAAACAATTAAATCACGTATGATTTTAAATGCTTTCTCAACACGTTCTTCATCCGTAATGATTAACTCGAGATCTTTGGCAACTGCGTTTAAATCCGCTTCAGAAGCATTTCCCATTAATCCATCCAAAATTCCCATCTCAATTTCCTCCTTTAATGATTTTTTCTTGCATGATTGTTAGTCGCCACTACTGCATCTTTCAGCGTTTGCTTGAAATTCTGACCTTCTAATAAAGAGACACCAGCTGCAGTTGAACCACCAGGTGATGTCACTTGGTCCCTAAGCTCATTGGCAGGTGTACCCGTGTCCAACATGGCTGCTGATCCGCTAATCATTTTCGTCACTAGTAATTTGGCTTGTTCCTTTGAAATTCCGTAGGACGTCGCCTTTTCTTCGAGTGCCTCAGTTAATAAATATAAGAATGCCGGTGCACTACCGGTAATCGCAGTAAGATCGTGTACCTGTTCTGCGGTAAGTTCTTCGTATGAACCAATAGATTCTAGGACGTGCTTAATCAAAGTTTTGTGAAAATCACTTACATACTTTCCACATGTGAATGTTGTCATTGAACGCTGAACTAAGGCAGCAGTATTAGGCATCAACCAACAAACTGGTGTACCTTGTGGTAATCTTTCTTCCATATATGTAGTGTCAATTCCTGCTGCCACTGTCATTACAAGTTGATCAGAAATTGCAGTTGCTAATTCTTTGAGGATAGAATCATGCGCTTTAGGTGGAGCGGCTAATAATATTACATCTACTTCAGAAACTTTTGAGTACCATTCTCCAGTTACTTCAACTTGATATTCTGAAGCTAATCGTTGAAGTCGTTGTTGATCGGAGTGGTTAGAAACCGTAATTGATTTAAATAATGAAGCCTCTTGTTTCACTAAGCCCGCCAGAACAGCTTCAGCCATTCTCCCGGCACCAACTATTAATAATGAGTACTTCTCCATAACAGACTTCCTTTCGTGATTCATGGTTACTTAAACCTACCAAATCTTCGTTCAAATGGAAAGGTTCTCGAATTATTTTTGTGAACTTGTAACGTAATTCAAACCACATCCGTCTTACAGATAAAAACACGGGGGTTGTTAATATTGAAAAAGTGGTGGATGTTATGTGGGCTAATTTTAATGATTGCAGTATTCTCAATAGGTTCTCTAAAACACCAGTTTCAAGTGGTCAATAATTGGGCAAAGGCTGAAGAGGTTGTATTACAAAATAAATCATGGGAAGTTCATTTTTCAAAACCAGTTAATGAAAACCATCTTTCGGACCACATCTATGTTACAAATGCAGAAGGGGAAAAGCAGCACGTTACAGTTACCATAAATGAAGACAAACGATCCATTTTGGTTCATCCGCCAAAGGAAGGATACAGTTTAAATACAGAATATTATACTCTCCACATTAGTAACTCTTTGCAAGCAGCTGATGGACAAATTTTAGCTCAAAACAGACGGCACAAATTTGTTGTTCAAGAAACATTACCTGTGATTGGTACTGAAGAGAATCTAACACAATATTTTGAACGAGCAATGAGTCAACAAAAGAACATTACGAAAGCCACAAAAGTTGACCTTCAGGATTCCTCTCAGCCTGCAATGGAAAGTGCCAGTAAATCACAAGATTCGATTGGGTCTTTTTCAAAAACAAACACTCAAGTAAAAGGGGTTGATGAAGCGGATATCGTTAAGAATGATGGTCAGTACATTTATCAAATTCATAATAAAAACATCGTAATTACCAAAGCCGTCCCTGCCGATCGGATGAATGTGGTTTCTAAGATCTCCCTTAGAGAAAATGGTTTTACTCCAACGCAGCTATTTCTATCTGCAGATAAGCTCGTAGTCATCGGGTATGCTATCCAACCATCTCTACACAATCATTCATCTAAACAGCGTGAAATGGATACGTTAATTAGACCTAATCATCATTTTGTACATGTAAAAGTCATCAATGTACATGACCGCACTACTCCAATTATTGAAAGAGAAATGGAAATTGAAGGATCGTATATATCAGCACGGA
This Pseudalkalibacillus berkeleyi DNA region includes the following protein-coding sequences:
- a CDS encoding PH domain-containing protein, with translation MGILDGLMGNASEADLNAVAKDLELIITDEERVEKAFKIIRDLIVFTDKRLILIDKQGVTGKKVEYHSIPYRSVTHYSVETAGTFDMDAELKIYISGHSQPLSKQFRKDKSIYDVQRSLAKYVNQ
- the proC gene encoding pyrroline-5-carboxylate reductase, producing MEKYSLLIVGAGRMAEAVLAGLVKQEASLFKSITVSNHSDQQRLQRLASEYQVEVTGEWYSKVSEVDVILLAAPPKAHDSILKELATAISDQLVMTVAAGIDTTYMEERLPQGTPVCWLMPNTAALVQRSMTTFTCGKYVSDFHKTLIKHVLESIGSYEELTAEQVHDLTAITGSAPAFLYLLTEALEEKATSYGISKEQAKLLVTKMISGSAAMLDTGTPANELRDQVTSPGGSTAAGVSLLEGQNFKQTLKDAVVATNNHARKNH